Proteins found in one Planctomycetes bacterium MalM25 genomic segment:
- the msrB_1 gene encoding Peptide methionine sulfoxide reductase MsrB gives MSGLSDEELRAKLDDEQYQVTQQCGTEPPFTGKYWDHKEPGVYHCVVCAERLFDSETKFDSGSGWPSYFDACEGTIATREDASLGRVRTEILCAKCNAHLGHVFNDGPPPTGLRYCVNSASLAFVPQTG, from the coding sequence ATGTCCGGATTGAGCGACGAAGAACTCCGCGCCAAGCTCGACGACGAGCAGTATCAAGTCACCCAGCAGTGCGGCACCGAGCCCCCCTTCACGGGCAAGTACTGGGACCATAAGGAACCGGGCGTCTACCACTGCGTCGTGTGTGCCGAGCGGTTGTTCGACTCAGAGACCAAGTTCGACTCGGGCAGCGGTTGGCCGAGCTACTTCGACGCCTGCGAGGGGACGATCGCCACGCGCGAGGACGCAAGCCTCGGCAGGGTGCGGACCGAGATCCTGTGCGCGAAGTGCAACGCCCACCTCGGCCACGTGTTCAACGACGGCCCCCCGCCGACGGGCCTGCGTTACTGTGTGAACTCAGCGTCGTTGGCGTTTGTGCCTCAGACGGGCTAA
- the hhaIM gene encoding Modification methylase HhaI yields the protein MDRQNRLFDRTPCPAPREGRTALEFFAGVGLARMGLERAGWEIVFANDLDPAKQRMHDGHFGPSPHYVLEDIHRLDPADVPDALLAHASFPCTDLSLAGARKGLNAGQSSAFWGWVELLRGMGDRRPPLVLIENVTGLLSSNGGADFRSLIEALNELGYAADAIMVDAAHFTPQSRPRLFVVGQNIPLPPWGEGEMLAPVELEPSTVRPAKLVEEMRRSTDLDWALASLPEPPTYGEAPLGSILDSLPPDDEQWWNEERAEYLLNQMSEKHRETADAMIAGKGLSHGTVFRRVRKGKSMAELRTDGLAGCLRTPKGGSGRQILFEAGRGEYRVRLLNADECARLMGADDYRVNVSLNQALFGFGDAVCVDAVAWVAEHRLNPVAERVVGGATRSLSRS from the coding sequence ATGGACCGCCAGAACCGCCTCTTCGACCGCACGCCCTGCCCCGCCCCGCGGGAGGGCCGCACCGCGCTGGAGTTCTTCGCCGGCGTGGGGCTCGCGCGGATGGGCCTCGAACGGGCGGGCTGGGAGATCGTTTTCGCGAACGACCTCGACCCGGCGAAGCAGCGGATGCACGACGGCCACTTCGGCCCCTCGCCGCACTACGTGCTGGAGGACATCCACCGGCTCGATCCGGCCGACGTGCCCGACGCGCTGCTCGCGCACGCCTCGTTCCCCTGCACCGACCTGTCGCTCGCGGGGGCGCGCAAGGGGCTCAACGCGGGGCAGTCGTCGGCGTTCTGGGGCTGGGTCGAGCTGCTCCGCGGCATGGGCGACCGCCGCCCGCCGCTGGTGCTGATCGAGAACGTCACGGGCCTGCTCTCGTCGAACGGCGGGGCCGACTTCCGTTCGTTGATCGAGGCGCTCAACGAGCTGGGCTACGCCGCCGACGCGATCATGGTCGACGCCGCCCACTTCACGCCGCAGAGCCGTCCGCGGCTGTTCGTGGTAGGGCAAAATATCCCCCTCCCCCCATGGGGGGAGGGGGAAATGCTGGCCCCCGTGGAGCTGGAGCCGAGCACGGTGCGGCCGGCCAAGCTGGTTGAGGAGATGCGCAGATCGACCGACCTCGACTGGGCGTTGGCCTCGTTGCCGGAGCCGCCCACCTACGGCGAGGCGCCGCTCGGGTCGATCCTCGATAGCCTCCCGCCCGACGACGAGCAGTGGTGGAACGAGGAACGCGCTGAGTACTTGCTCAACCAGATGAGCGAGAAACATCGTGAGACAGCGGATGCGATGATCGCCGGTAAGGGCTTGTCCCACGGCACCGTCTTCCGCCGGGTGCGGAAGGGGAAGTCGATGGCCGAGCTGCGGACCGACGGCCTCGCCGGCTGCCTGCGGACGCCCAAGGGGGGCAGCGGGCGGCAGATCCTCTTCGAGGCCGGCCGGGGCGAGTACCGCGTGCGGCTGCTGAACGCCGACGAGTGCGCCCGGCTGATGGGTGCGGACGACTACCGCGTGAACGTGTCGCTCAACCAGGCGCTGTTCGGTTTCGGTGACGCGGTCTGCGTCGACGCGGTCGCCTGGGTCGCCGAGCACCGGCTCAACCCGGTGGCGGAGCGGGTCGTCGGCGGGGCTACGCGTTCTCTTTCGCGATCGTAA
- a CDS encoding putative 23S rRNA ribose 2'-O-ribose methyltransferase, which yields MWFIPSSYVNAEFVYCTCQPGIEAALKAEVAARIPAWKFAFSRPGFVTFKLPKLASPASFDPLRLTFARAIGLSLGRVEAEEPTPGPLAESLWSHESAQALAAAGPLALHVWSRDHAIPGEDGVEPGPTPESLAAVVALRDAAPEGALVDHAAGDGGAKLALDVALVEPKQWWIGAHALRSRTDRWPGGVPKLELPGDAVSRAYLKLQEGLRWSGLPCRKGDYWIEFGCAPGGASQALMDAGMHVVGVDPAEVDPVVTTNPLFEHLRARSNEIGVDEVTDASWIAADINVAPQYTLDSVERLVTHDTMHVRGLLLTLKLLGMNLARPEVVAETIERVRSWGFADVRTRQLAHNRREYCLAAVRTRGQRRVSRRKSPRRPAGQGGGTD from the coding sequence TTGTGGTTTATCCCGTCATCCTACGTGAACGCTGAATTCGTCTACTGCACCTGCCAACCAGGTATCGAAGCTGCCCTCAAGGCGGAGGTCGCCGCGCGGATTCCCGCTTGGAAGTTCGCCTTCTCGCGACCTGGATTCGTCACCTTCAAGCTCCCCAAGCTGGCGAGCCCCGCGTCGTTCGATCCGCTGCGGCTCACCTTCGCCAGGGCGATCGGCCTGTCGCTCGGGCGGGTCGAGGCGGAAGAGCCGACGCCCGGCCCCCTCGCCGAGAGCCTGTGGAGCCACGAATCGGCCCAAGCCCTCGCGGCCGCCGGGCCGCTGGCGCTGCACGTGTGGAGCCGGGACCACGCCATCCCGGGCGAGGACGGCGTCGAGCCTGGCCCGACGCCCGAGTCGCTCGCCGCGGTCGTCGCCTTGCGTGACGCAGCGCCCGAAGGGGCTCTGGTTGACCACGCCGCGGGCGACGGCGGCGCGAAGCTGGCGCTCGACGTGGCGCTCGTTGAGCCGAAGCAATGGTGGATCGGCGCCCACGCCCTGCGGAGCCGCACCGACCGCTGGCCTGGGGGCGTGCCGAAGCTGGAATTGCCCGGCGACGCCGTCTCGCGGGCCTACCTGAAACTCCAGGAGGGACTCCGCTGGTCGGGCCTCCCCTGCCGCAAGGGAGACTACTGGATCGAGTTCGGCTGCGCTCCCGGCGGAGCGAGCCAAGCCCTCATGGACGCCGGCATGCACGTCGTGGGCGTCGACCCGGCGGAGGTCGATCCGGTCGTCACCACGAACCCGCTGTTCGAGCACCTGAGGGCGCGATCGAACGAGATCGGCGTCGACGAGGTGACCGACGCCTCGTGGATCGCGGCGGACATCAACGTGGCGCCGCAGTACACGCTCGACTCGGTCGAGCGTCTGGTGACCCACGACACCATGCATGTCCGCGGCTTGCTGCTCACGCTCAAGCTGCTCGGCATGAACCTGGCACGACCCGAGGTCGTCGCCGAGACGATCGAACGCGTCCGCTCCTGGGGCTTCGCCGACGTGCGGACCCGCCAGCTGGCCCACAACCGCCGCGAGTACTGCCTCGCCGCCGTCCGCACCCGCGGCCAACGCCGCGTCTCCCGCCGCAAGAGCCCTCGCCGGCCCGCGGGGCAGGGGGGAGGCACGGACTGA
- a CDS encoding Beta-porphyranase A precursor produces the protein MNAPPRCQVWRCCCAYLLLAVVSFAAVRRADAQSNVTIHANARGMVGGVKTLDRAQYFNHWGQLTPGTSTNLGDLESEVHATDGLHTFSGRETNDFPAAMRVWTNSPVPENPNNPGFFEHTALINSLQNTSSSGYKNRLLNSSAWVSVRESENPIYVTSGRKSVFPDFLDGGGEQVNNFEGYADFLNVYLEEVVYGTGPGQGYLPMDKDRFYIEIMNEPNWPANTPAQWQDVIDMHREVTELVKEQHPEAKLGGPSCCDDYADGGQNSWERSRQLMDDMASWQTAGGQSVELDFWTIHPYERYDVANDGSHQQILFSSPGRLAAIMDLYDAYSTQKFGHAKPFSITEYGSWNRTNLTGDPSTSADDDYGDYTRPEQQWDLVRDTREKLMVFMNHPDRIVNATPFLGPMWWERQTPTSPAGDNVFWERDAAGVWHETVVASMYRMHNELNGEYLQIENDDPDLQTLAFREGNVLHVMLNNLKGTSNTVNLGALAGLGEVASASIDRVYWNGTQGVYVEDADVSATWSSLQLEPNEGAVLKLTLTGPEVYDQAYDSETYYSDDVEIPVSSQTLISTTITADTEDATGATLRFGYTVPSGMPTFSVRVNGNSFTVTSDDLALDDNDDDLIQREIEVPASMLVDGENEVSFFFPFSTAAGEISAAALSVRRSVGDYNASGTLDAGDINQLYLQFGPAAADDKHDLNEDGTVDQGDLNHWLALRNAVAGDTDVDGDIDTRDAVATIAHLGASGQWTEGNFDGDSDVDFTDLGAVTEGFTGAKASVVEGPVDAGQSVDNPDLLYDPETGGLAIDADGLTLFAFHLSGEGDFIGMADFSDLDGAVGEASTLVDNTPGDIGWVSARLDSVIGFDQQADLGDLAPVGMDLSEFQAWVDDASWAGIAVGGEFDLVLLTAGLTGDFNADGMVDAADYTVWRDTNGSTSDLRADANGDLVVDQDDYQLWRGNYGATQAATLAVPTPHALPLAFTLGATLLAGGARRSESR, from the coding sequence GTGAACGCCCCCCCTCGCTGCCAAGTGTGGCGCTGCTGTTGCGCCTATCTGCTGCTGGCCGTGGTTTCGTTCGCCGCGGTTCGGCGGGCCGATGCGCAATCCAACGTCACGATCCACGCCAACGCCCGCGGCATGGTCGGTGGGGTGAAGACGCTCGACCGCGCGCAGTACTTCAACCACTGGGGCCAGCTCACCCCGGGAACCAGCACGAACCTCGGCGACCTCGAGTCGGAGGTCCACGCCACCGACGGGCTGCACACCTTCTCGGGCCGCGAGACGAACGACTTCCCGGCCGCGATGCGGGTCTGGACCAACAGCCCGGTGCCGGAGAACCCCAACAACCCGGGCTTCTTCGAGCACACGGCGTTGATCAACAGCCTGCAGAACACCAGCAGTTCGGGCTACAAGAACCGCTTGCTGAATAGCTCGGCGTGGGTCTCGGTACGAGAGTCCGAGAACCCGATCTATGTCACCTCGGGACGCAAGAGCGTCTTCCCCGATTTCCTGGACGGTGGTGGCGAGCAGGTCAACAACTTCGAGGGCTACGCCGACTTCCTGAACGTCTACTTAGAAGAAGTGGTCTACGGCACGGGGCCCGGGCAGGGCTACCTGCCGATGGACAAGGACCGCTTCTACATCGAGATCATGAACGAGCCGAACTGGCCGGCCAACACCCCGGCCCAGTGGCAAGACGTGATCGACATGCACCGCGAGGTCACGGAGCTGGTCAAGGAACAGCACCCCGAAGCGAAGCTCGGCGGCCCCTCCTGCTGCGACGACTACGCCGACGGCGGCCAGAACAGCTGGGAGCGATCCCGACAGCTGATGGACGACATGGCTTCCTGGCAAACCGCCGGCGGGCAGTCGGTCGAACTCGACTTCTGGACGATCCACCCCTACGAGCGTTACGACGTCGCGAACGACGGCTCGCACCAGCAGATCCTCTTCAGCTCGCCCGGGCGCCTCGCGGCGATCATGGACCTGTACGACGCGTACAGCACCCAGAAGTTCGGCCACGCCAAGCCCTTCTCGATCACCGAGTACGGATCGTGGAACCGCACGAATCTGACCGGCGACCCCTCAACCAGCGCCGACGACGACTACGGCGACTACACGCGGCCCGAGCAACAATGGGACCTGGTCCGTGACACGCGCGAGAAGTTGATGGTCTTCATGAACCACCCCGACCGGATCGTGAACGCCACGCCGTTCTTGGGACCGATGTGGTGGGAGAGGCAGACGCCGACCAGCCCCGCGGGGGACAACGTCTTCTGGGAACGCGACGCGGCCGGCGTCTGGCACGAGACCGTCGTCGCCAGCATGTACCGCATGCACAACGAGCTGAACGGCGAGTACCTGCAGATCGAGAACGACGACCCCGACCTGCAAACGCTCGCCTTCCGCGAGGGGAACGTTCTGCATGTGATGCTCAACAACCTTAAAGGCACAAGCAACACGGTGAACCTTGGCGCGCTCGCCGGCCTGGGCGAAGTCGCTTCCGCCTCGATCGACCGCGTCTACTGGAACGGCACCCAGGGGGTGTACGTCGAGGACGCGGACGTCTCCGCGACCTGGAGCAGCCTGCAACTGGAGCCCAACGAGGGGGCCGTGCTCAAGCTGACGCTCACCGGGCCGGAAGTCTACGACCAAGCCTACGATTCAGAGACCTACTACAGCGACGACGTCGAGATCCCCGTCTCTTCCCAAACGCTCATCAGCACCACCATCACGGCCGACACCGAGGACGCCACCGGGGCGACCCTCCGCTTTGGGTACACCGTGCCCAGCGGCATGCCAACTTTCTCGGTGCGCGTGAACGGCAACTCGTTCACGGTGACATCCGATGACCTCGCCCTCGACGACAACGACGACGACCTGATCCAACGCGAGATCGAAGTGCCGGCCTCGATGCTGGTCGATGGGGAGAACGAGGTCTCCTTCTTCTTCCCGTTCTCGACCGCCGCCGGGGAGATCAGCGCCGCGGCGCTCAGCGTGCGACGTTCCGTGGGCGACTACAACGCTAGCGGCACGCTCGATGCGGGTGACATCAACCAGCTTTACTTACAGTTCGGCCCCGCCGCCGCTGACGACAAGCACGACCTCAACGAAGACGGGACGGTCGATCAGGGCGATCTGAACCACTGGCTGGCCCTGCGAAACGCCGTCGCCGGGGACACCGACGTGGACGGCGACATCGACACCCGCGACGCGGTCGCGACGATCGCGCACCTGGGCGCCTCGGGCCAATGGACCGAGGGCAACTTCGACGGCGATTCAGACGTCGACTTCACCGACCTGGGGGCCGTCACCGAAGGATTCACCGGAGCGAAGGCTTCCGTTGTCGAAGGCCCGGTCGATGCCGGCCAATCCGTCGATAACCCCGACTTGCTCTACGACCCGGAGACCGGCGGCCTGGCGATCGACGCCGATGGGCTCACGCTGTTCGCCTTCCACCTAAGCGGTGAAGGGGACTTCATCGGGATGGCCGACTTCAGCGATCTCGATGGCGCCGTCGGCGAGGCCTCCACCCTGGTCGATAACACGCCAGGCGACATCGGCTGGGTGAGCGCTCGCCTCGATTCCGTTATCGGTTTCGACCAGCAGGCCGACCTCGGCGACCTGGCCCCCGTCGGCATGGACCTCTCGGAGTTCCAAGCCTGGGTCGACGACGCGTCGTGGGCCGGCATCGCGGTTGGTGGCGAGTTCGACCTCGTCCTGCTGACGGCCGGCCTCACGGGAGACTTCAACGCCGACGGCATGGTCGATGCGGCCGACTACACGGTTTGGCGGGACACCAACGGCTCCACAAGCGACCTCCGCGCGGACGCCAACGGCGACCTCGTCGTCGATCAAGACGACTACCAGCTCTGGCGTGGCAACTACGGCGCCACGCAAGCCGCGACCCTCGCCGTCCCCACGCCGCACGCGTTGCCACTGGCTTTCACGCTCGGCGCCACGCTCCTCGCAGGCGGCGCTCGCCGCAGCGAAAGCCGTTAG
- the atsA_21 gene encoding Arylsulfatase, which yields MRHRGNSPWLGVGILWFIGIGGGSGPVDAAPNVLILYADDMGYGDLACQNPDSKIPTPHLDRLASEGVRFTDGHSSSGICTPSRYALLTGRYHWRKFHGIVGAMGASVFEAGRLTLPEMLRQHGYRTAAIGKWHLGWDWGAIRKPDAKPQGAGKKRFYGPEAYAWEQPIPDGPLAHGFDTYFGDTVINFPPYCWIENDRVQKAPDRVLDTERWKPIKEGRWECRPGPMAADWDPYQNVPTTVARGVEFLKSQEESDRPFFLYFAFPSPHAPIIPNDRFDGASGAGAYGDYVVETDDACGQLLEALEQSGKAENTLVVFTADNGAEKYAYARDEKHDHWSSAPFRGLKRDIYEGGHHVPFVVRWPSVVAAGRVSDSLVSQIDLMATLGEVLGSDLSRAAEDSQSFLPVLKGESPMARQSLVHNTFAKSYALRDGQWLLVNAKTGYHSGRNREWEERRGYPPEDDQHAGLYDLSEDPGQRKNLAAMHPERVAAMRKRLKQIREQPEK from the coding sequence ATGCGGCACAGGGGCAACTCGCCATGGCTCGGGGTCGGGATTTTATGGTTCATCGGAATCGGGGGCGGTTCAGGACCGGTCGATGCCGCACCGAATGTGCTGATCCTCTACGCCGATGACATGGGTTACGGCGACCTCGCCTGCCAGAACCCCGATTCGAAGATCCCGACACCGCACCTCGACCGCCTCGCCTCCGAGGGGGTCCGTTTTACGGACGGGCACTCCTCCTCGGGCATTTGCACGCCGAGCCGGTACGCCCTGCTGACGGGACGCTATCACTGGCGGAAGTTCCACGGCATCGTCGGCGCGATGGGCGCTTCGGTCTTCGAGGCGGGGCGGCTCACGCTGCCCGAGATGCTGCGGCAGCACGGCTACCGCACCGCCGCCATCGGCAAGTGGCACCTGGGCTGGGATTGGGGCGCGATCCGTAAGCCGGACGCCAAGCCGCAGGGCGCTGGCAAGAAGCGGTTCTACGGGCCCGAGGCGTACGCGTGGGAACAACCGATCCCGGATGGCCCGCTCGCGCACGGGTTCGATACGTACTTCGGTGACACGGTGATCAACTTCCCGCCCTACTGTTGGATTGAGAACGACCGGGTGCAGAAGGCTCCGGACCGTGTGCTCGACACCGAGCGATGGAAGCCGATCAAGGAGGGGCGGTGGGAGTGCCGCCCCGGCCCGATGGCCGCGGATTGGGACCCCTACCAGAACGTGCCGACCACCGTCGCGCGGGGCGTCGAGTTTCTGAAGTCGCAGGAGGAGAGCGACCGGCCGTTCTTCCTCTACTTCGCTTTCCCCTCACCCCACGCGCCAATCATCCCGAACGACCGATTCGACGGCGCCTCCGGCGCGGGGGCCTACGGCGACTACGTCGTCGAGACCGACGACGCCTGTGGCCAGTTGCTCGAGGCGCTTGAGCAATCGGGGAAGGCGGAGAACACGCTGGTCGTCTTCACGGCGGACAACGGCGCCGAGAAGTACGCCTACGCACGCGACGAGAAGCACGACCATTGGTCGTCGGCTCCGTTCCGCGGACTGAAGCGCGATATCTACGAAGGGGGCCACCACGTCCCCTTCGTCGTCCGCTGGCCAAGCGTGGTCGCAGCAGGGCGCGTGTCGGACTCGCTGGTTTCGCAGATCGATCTGATGGCGACCTTGGGGGAAGTCCTCGGAAGCGATCTGTCCCGCGCGGCGGAGGACTCGCAGAGCTTCTTGCCGGTGCTCAAAGGCGAGTCCCCCATGGCCCGTCAGAGCCTGGTGCACAACACGTTTGCGAAGAGCTACGCCTTGCGGGATGGGCAGTGGCTGCTCGTTAACGCCAAGACGGGCTACCACTCGGGCCGGAACCGAGAGTGGGAAGAACGCCGTGGCTATCCCCCTGAGGATGACCAGCACGCAGGGCTGTACGATCTCTCGGAAGACCCGGGGCAGCGAAAGAACCTCGCGGCGATGCACCCCGAGCGAGTCGCTGCAATGAGAAAGCGGCTCAAGCAGATCCGCGAGCAACCCGAGAAGTAG
- the fdhF gene encoding Formate dehydrogenase H — MRKVRTGGGWPAVAYTFRKAREAGGLGKFWSAMRSRNACKTCALGMGGQKGGMVNEAGHFPEVCKKSMQAMAADMQEAIPSDFWSRHGVNDLRAMTPRQLEHSGRLVEPVRYRAGQGHYEPITWDTALDSVADRLAKLTPEETFWYFSGRSSNEAGFLLQLFARLYGTNNVNNCSYYCHQASGVGLTSVTGSGTATIQLEDLDQASMVFLIGGNPASNHPRLMRTLLDLRRRGGEVIVINPLVETGLVNFSVPSDPWSLLFGSKIATEYVQPHIGGDLALLIALQKRLLETGAHDEGFLTQHTAGWPELREALEAAPWDELVIRSGVERAEIDRLADKYAKTRSAVFAWTMGITHHAHGVDNVQAIGNLALMRGMVGRPGAGLMPIRGHSNVQGIGSVGVTPQLKQAIFDGLQQHFEVKLPTATGLDTMACMEGATAGELKAAVCLGGNLYGSNPDSTYAEKSLGTLDQVTYLSTTLNTGHARGLADETLILPVLARDEEPYTTTQESMFNFVRLSDGGPRRLEGPRGEVEVIADLAARVAQRLLDRNGDRPNLQAIDWDGMRDTGRIREAIARVVPGWDRVAEIGETKEEFQIDGRVFHQPRFPTEDGRARLHTHEPPSLKGTEDNELRVMTIRSEGQFNTVVYEDYDLYRGVEGRYVLLMHPDDLHRFKLSDGEKVRVTGPAGEMRQVRATALPAIRPGNAAMYYPEANVLVDRGSDPKSRTPAFKGLVVTIAKENA; from the coding sequence ATGAGAAAAGTCCGCACCGGCGGCGGCTGGCCCGCCGTCGCCTACACGTTCCGCAAGGCCCGCGAAGCGGGCGGTCTTGGCAAGTTCTGGTCCGCGATGCGCTCGCGCAACGCGTGCAAGACCTGCGCCCTCGGCATGGGGGGCCAGAAGGGGGGCATGGTCAACGAGGCGGGGCACTTCCCGGAGGTCTGCAAGAAATCGATGCAGGCGATGGCCGCCGACATGCAGGAGGCCATCCCGAGCGACTTCTGGTCCCGCCACGGCGTGAACGACCTACGCGCGATGACGCCGCGCCAGCTCGAGCACAGCGGACGACTGGTCGAGCCGGTCCGATACCGGGCGGGGCAGGGGCACTATGAGCCGATCACGTGGGACACGGCGCTCGACAGCGTCGCCGACCGCCTCGCCAAGCTGACGCCCGAAGAGACCTTCTGGTACTTCAGCGGCCGCAGCAGCAACGAGGCGGGCTTCTTGTTGCAGCTCTTCGCGCGGCTGTACGGCACGAACAACGTCAACAACTGCAGCTACTACTGCCACCAGGCGAGCGGCGTGGGGCTGACGAGCGTCACCGGCAGCGGCACGGCGACGATCCAGCTGGAGGACCTCGACCAGGCGTCGATGGTCTTCCTGATCGGCGGCAACCCGGCGTCGAATCACCCGCGGCTGATGCGCACGCTCTTGGACCTCCGCCGGCGCGGCGGCGAGGTGATCGTCATCAACCCATTGGTCGAAACCGGCCTGGTCAACTTCAGCGTGCCGAGCGATCCGTGGAGCCTGCTGTTCGGTTCGAAAATCGCCACGGAGTACGTGCAGCCCCACATCGGCGGCGACTTGGCGTTGCTCATCGCGTTGCAGAAGCGGCTGCTTGAAACGGGCGCGCACGACGAGGGCTTCCTCACCCAGCACACGGCGGGCTGGCCCGAACTGCGCGAGGCGCTCGAGGCCGCCCCGTGGGACGAACTGGTCATCCGGTCGGGCGTCGAGCGGGCGGAGATCGACCGCCTCGCCGACAAGTACGCCAAGACCCGCTCGGCCGTCTTCGCCTGGACGATGGGCATCACCCACCACGCGCACGGCGTCGACAACGTGCAAGCGATCGGGAATCTTGCCCTGATGCGCGGCATGGTCGGCCGCCCCGGCGCGGGGCTCATGCCGATCCGCGGGCACTCGAACGTGCAGGGAATCGGCTCGGTCGGCGTCACGCCGCAGCTCAAGCAGGCGATCTTCGACGGCCTTCAGCAGCACTTCGAGGTGAAGCTGCCCACCGCCACGGGCCTCGACACGATGGCCTGCATGGAGGGCGCCACGGCGGGCGAGCTGAAGGCGGCCGTCTGCCTCGGCGGAAACCTGTACGGCTCAAACCCCGACTCGACCTACGCGGAGAAGTCGCTCGGCACGCTCGACCAGGTCACCTACCTGAGCACCACGCTCAACACGGGCCACGCCCGCGGCCTCGCCGACGAAACGCTCATCCTGCCCGTCCTAGCCCGCGACGAGGAGCCGTACACGACGACCCAGGAGTCGATGTTCAACTTCGTGCGGCTCTCCGACGGCGGCCCCCGCCGGCTCGAGGGGCCAAGGGGCGAGGTCGAGGTCATCGCCGACCTCGCCGCGCGCGTCGCGCAGCGGCTGCTTGACCGCAACGGTGACCGCCCCAACCTGCAAGCGATCGATTGGGACGGCATGCGCGACACGGGACGCATCCGCGAAGCGATCGCCCGCGTCGTGCCGGGCTGGGACCGGGTGGCCGAGATCGGAGAGACCAAGGAGGAGTTCCAGATCGACGGGCGCGTCTTCCACCAGCCCCGCTTCCCGACCGAGGACGGCCGCGCCCGGCTGCACACGCACGAGCCACCGTCGCTCAAGGGTACCGAAGACAACGAGCTGCGAGTCATGACGATCCGCAGCGAGGGGCAGTTCAACACGGTCGTCTACGAGGACTACGACCTCTACCGCGGCGTCGAGGGGCGGTACGTCCTCCTGATGCACCCGGACGACCTCCACCGGTTCAAGCTCAGCGACGGCGAAAAGGTCCGCGTCACCGGCCCGGCGGGCGAGATGCGGCAGGTCCGCGCAACCGCGCTGCCCGCCATCCGCCCCGGCAACGCGGCGATGTACTACCCCGAGGCGAACGTGCTGGTCGACCGCGGCAGCGATCCGAAGAGCCGCACCCCGGCGTTCAAGGGCCTCGTCGTTACGATCGCGAAAGAGAACGCGTAG
- a CDS encoding DinB superfamily protein → MDPQKIFDSLERFGRQLPGVVEGLAGEDARWKPSPRDWSVLEVVSHLADEEELDFRRRLRWVLDQNEGPWPPIDPEGWAVERRYNEGDLSAATERFRTQRAKSVAWLRSLGEVNWDLAYQHPEFGPIRAGDLLGSWCCHDQLHLRQITKRLYQLAARDAGEYTVLYAGPW, encoded by the coding sequence ATGGACCCGCAGAAGATCTTCGACTCCCTCGAACGCTTCGGCCGCCAACTGCCGGGCGTGGTGGAGGGGCTCGCCGGGGAGGACGCCCGCTGGAAACCGTCGCCACGGGACTGGTCGGTCCTGGAGGTCGTCTCGCACCTGGCGGACGAGGAGGAGCTCGACTTCCGCCGGCGTCTCCGCTGGGTGCTCGATCAGAACGAGGGCCCCTGGCCGCCGATCGACCCCGAGGGCTGGGCGGTCGAGCGGCGGTACAACGAGGGCGATCTGTCAGCGGCGACCGAACGGTTCCGCACCCAGCGGGCGAAGTCCGTGGCGTGGCTGCGGTCGCTCGGCGAGGTTAACTGGGACCTCGCCTACCAGCACCCCGAGTTCGGGCCGATCCGCGCGGGCGACCTGCTCGGGTCGTGGTGCTGCCACGACCAGTTGCACCTCCGCCAGATCACGAAGCGGCTCTACCAGCTGGCCGCCCGCGACGCGGGCGAGTACACGGTGCTCTACGCCGGGCCATGGTGA